Proteins from a single region of Haloterrigena alkaliphila:
- a CDS encoding helix-turn-helix transcriptional regulator, producing the protein MESALEEIEFLALSENRVEVLRLLSERPHSRNELAAATGASQATLGRILSDFRDRSWIRRAGSEYLATATGELVAAGVTDLREIVETERRLRGVVDYLPADSMGFDLRRLADARITTPSQTRPNAPLSRLLELLEDTASVRTVSHAFNEQTLTVVRERTTTGEATFEGVFSRSAIDALADDAELRDSLESLVASDAASIRVREESVPLAVMLLDDVVYLLLRDEQGVLRASIDTDDEAVRAWAAETIDDYWADAEPLAESSVALE; encoded by the coding sequence CGCCCGCACAGCCGAAACGAACTGGCCGCGGCGACCGGCGCCTCGCAGGCGACGCTGGGACGGATCCTGAGCGACTTCAGGGACCGCTCGTGGATCCGCCGGGCGGGCAGCGAGTACCTGGCGACAGCGACCGGCGAACTCGTCGCGGCCGGCGTAACCGACTTGCGGGAGATCGTGGAGACCGAACGGCGACTTCGCGGCGTCGTCGACTACCTCCCCGCCGACTCGATGGGGTTCGACCTCCGGCGACTGGCCGACGCGCGGATCACCACGCCGAGCCAGACCCGGCCGAACGCGCCGCTGTCGCGCCTGCTCGAGTTACTCGAGGACACCGCCTCGGTGCGGACGGTCTCGCACGCGTTCAACGAGCAGACCCTGACGGTCGTTCGGGAGCGGACGACGACGGGCGAGGCGACGTTCGAGGGCGTCTTCTCTCGCAGCGCGATCGACGCGCTGGCCGACGACGCGGAGCTACGAGACTCCCTCGAGTCGCTGGTGGCGTCCGACGCGGCGTCGATCCGGGTTCGCGAGGAGTCGGTCCCGCTGGCGGTCATGCTGCTGGACGACGTGGTCTACCTGCTCCTGCGCGACGAACAGGGGGTTCTGCGCGCCTCGATCGACACCGACGACGAGGCGGTGCGCGCGTGGGCGGCCGAAACGATCGACGACTACTGGGCGGACGCCGAACCGCTGGCGGAGTCGTCGGTGGCCCTCGAGTGA
- a CDS encoding GMC family oxidoreductase: MASRGRSYDYVIVGAGPAGCVLANRLSADGDSDVLLLEAGDPDEKREIGVPAAFSDLFRTDVDWAYYTEPQSELHDRELYWPRGKTLGGSSSINAMIYVRGQPEDYDHWADLGNEGWGYEDVLPYFKRAEHNERGPSRFHGVGGPRNVADLRSPNELAEAFLEAGQTVGIPQNEDFNAGDQTGVGYYQVTQKDGRRHSAAEAYLKPVLDRPNLTAVTGARVTSVRFDGREAVGVEYARDDADGSPATVDASEEVILSAGAINSPHLLLLSGVGPADHLADHDIPVVEDLPGVGRNLQDHLQVGVNYECETPISLADADSLVNLLKYFLLKRGPLTSNVAEAGGFANVTDDADRPEIQFHFAPSYFVDHGFDNPEGHGFSLGALRLRPDSRGRIALRSAEPFDEPEIDPQYLSEGDDLEVALEGLKLVREILRAEPFDEYRGEEVLPGPDVQSDEELIEHIRETAETLYHPVGTCKMGDDEDAVVDDRLRVRGLEGLRVVDASIMPTITSGNTDAPTTMIAEKAADFIRDES; the protein is encoded by the coding sequence ATGGCAAGCAGGGGGAGATCCTACGACTACGTGATCGTCGGCGCGGGGCCGGCGGGGTGCGTGCTGGCGAACCGGCTCTCGGCGGACGGCGATAGCGACGTCCTGTTGCTCGAGGCCGGCGACCCCGACGAGAAGCGAGAGATCGGCGTCCCGGCGGCGTTCTCGGACCTGTTCCGAACGGACGTCGACTGGGCCTATTACACCGAGCCCCAGTCGGAGCTGCACGACCGGGAACTGTACTGGCCCCGCGGGAAGACGCTCGGGGGCTCGAGTTCGATCAACGCGATGATCTACGTGCGCGGCCAGCCCGAGGACTACGATCACTGGGCGGACCTGGGAAACGAGGGCTGGGGGTACGAGGACGTCCTCCCGTACTTCAAGCGGGCCGAACACAACGAGCGCGGCCCCTCGCGGTTCCACGGGGTTGGCGGCCCGCGAAACGTGGCCGACCTCCGGTCGCCGAACGAACTCGCCGAGGCGTTCCTCGAGGCCGGGCAGACGGTCGGAATCCCGCAGAACGAGGACTTCAACGCCGGCGATCAGACGGGCGTCGGCTACTATCAGGTCACCCAGAAAGACGGTCGGCGCCACAGCGCCGCCGAGGCGTACCTGAAGCCGGTGCTCGACCGGCCCAACCTGACGGCGGTGACCGGCGCGCGAGTGACCAGCGTACGGTTCGACGGGCGGGAGGCCGTCGGCGTCGAGTACGCCCGGGACGACGCCGACGGCAGCCCCGCGACGGTCGACGCGAGCGAGGAGGTGATCCTGTCGGCCGGCGCGATCAATTCGCCGCACCTCCTGTTACTGTCCGGTGTCGGCCCGGCCGACCACCTCGCGGACCACGATATCCCCGTCGTCGAGGATCTGCCCGGGGTCGGCCGGAACCTGCAGGACCACCTCCAGGTCGGCGTCAACTACGAGTGCGAGACGCCGATCTCGCTCGCCGATGCGGACTCGCTGGTGAACCTGCTGAAATACTTCCTGTTGAAGCGGGGGCCGCTGACCTCGAACGTCGCGGAGGCCGGCGGCTTCGCCAACGTCACCGACGACGCGGATCGACCCGAGATCCAGTTTCACTTCGCCCCCTCGTACTTCGTCGACCACGGGTTCGACAATCCCGAGGGCCACGGTTTCTCGCTGGGCGCGCTCCGGCTCCGTCCCGACAGTCGCGGCCGGATCGCGCTGCGATCCGCAGAGCCGTTCGACGAACCCGAGATCGATCCCCAGTATCTGTCCGAGGGCGACGACCTCGAGGTCGCGCTCGAGGGACTCAAACTGGTCCGCGAGATTCTGCGGGCCGAGCCGTTCGACGAGTACCGCGGCGAGGAGGTGTTGCCGGGTCCGGACGTGCAGAGCGACGAAGAACTGATCGAACATATCCGCGAGACGGCCGAGACGCTATACCATCCCGTCGGCACCTGCAAGATGGGCGACGACGAGGACGCCGTCGTCGACGACCGACTCCGCGTCCGCGGCCTCGAGGGCCTGCGGGTCGTCGACGCCTCGATCATGCCGACGATCACGAGCGGGAACACCGACGCGCCGACGACGATGATCGCCGAGAAGGCGGCCGACTTCATTCGGGACGAATCGTAG
- a CDS encoding DUF389 domain-containing protein, with amino-acid sequence MRLIQVFVPSDDHDAVRETLAEMEVEFVFSDADDHRDGSLANIPVPAGAVDTVLGRLYDAGLADDTYTVVTEVDRATVPNADELTDRYVEGSKGERGASHVEIRERAEDLTPETATYLAFAIASAIVAVAGLLLDSAIVIVGAMVIAPFAGSTLSASAGAVISDREMVVDSATSQVTGLVVAYLGAVVMSVFLQQTGFIQATLDVGRVGQVSGFATPNLLTLIIAIAAGFAGALALATDLPVSLAGVAVAAAIVPAAAAAGIGTAWGEPLIVAGGIVLLLMNIVLINLTAYLTLIALGYRSSVISNVRENATVSLRTGAYAVIVLLFLVVVAVTAFGTYQHLVFEQQVNNEVQDVLEEPEYSSLELAGVQTEYNDGSAFSDEVSVTVTVGRTSGLEHEGLAEDLQTEIDSQTSRSVHVDVRFVDYQRAASVGATDSGRSAWWPLDAWLPGSARSSFAQSVP; translated from the coding sequence ATGCGACTCATTCAGGTCTTCGTTCCCAGCGACGACCACGACGCGGTTCGGGAGACGCTCGCCGAGATGGAGGTGGAGTTCGTCTTCAGCGACGCGGACGATCATCGGGACGGGAGCCTGGCTAACATCCCGGTCCCGGCGGGCGCCGTGGATACGGTCCTCGGGCGACTGTACGACGCCGGCCTCGCGGACGACACGTACACCGTCGTCACGGAGGTCGACCGGGCGACCGTGCCGAACGCCGACGAGTTGACCGACCGGTACGTCGAGGGATCGAAGGGCGAGCGCGGCGCCTCGCACGTCGAGATCCGCGAGCGCGCGGAGGACCTGACGCCGGAGACGGCGACGTACCTCGCGTTCGCGATCGCGAGCGCGATCGTCGCGGTGGCCGGCCTCCTGCTGGACTCCGCCATCGTCATCGTGGGCGCGATGGTGATCGCGCCGTTCGCGGGGTCGACGCTCTCCGCGAGCGCCGGCGCCGTCATCAGCGACCGCGAGATGGTCGTCGACAGCGCCACGTCGCAGGTGACGGGACTCGTCGTCGCGTACCTCGGCGCGGTCGTGATGAGCGTGTTCTTGCAACAGACCGGATTCATCCAGGCGACGCTGGACGTCGGTCGCGTCGGGCAGGTGAGCGGGTTCGCCACGCCGAACCTCCTGACGCTCATCATCGCCATCGCGGCCGGATTCGCCGGGGCGCTCGCGCTCGCGACCGACCTTCCCGTCTCGTTGGCCGGCGTCGCCGTCGCGGCGGCCATCGTTCCCGCGGCCGCCGCGGCCGGCATCGGCACGGCCTGGGGCGAACCGCTCATCGTCGCCGGCGGTATCGTCCTGCTCCTGATGAACATCGTGTTGATCAACCTCACCGCGTACCTCACGCTCATCGCGCTCGGCTACCGCTCGTCGGTCATCAGCAACGTCCGCGAGAACGCCACCGTCTCGCTGCGCACGGGCGCGTACGCCGTCATCGTCCTGCTGTTTCTGGTCGTCGTGGCGGTGACCGCCTTCGGGACGTACCAGCACCTCGTCTTCGAACAGCAGGTGAACAACGAGGTTCAGGACGTCCTCGAGGAGCCCGAGTACAGTTCGCTGGAACTCGCCGGCGTCCAGACCGAGTACAACGACGGGAGCGCGTTCAGCGATGAGGTCTCCGTGACGGTGACCGTGGGGCGCACGAGCGGCCTCGAGCACGAGGGACTGGCGGAGGACCTCCAGACCGAGATCGATTCCCAGACGAGCCGATCCGTCCACGTCGACGTCCGGTTCGTCGACTACCAGCGCGCGGCGTCGGTCGGAGCCACCGACAGTGGTCGGAGCGCGTGGTGGCCGCTCGACGCGTGGCTGCCGGGGTCGGCGAGGTCCTCATTCGCGCAGTCGGTGCCATAA
- a CDS encoding helix-turn-helix transcriptional regulator yields MIERAGNEFVLTPLGEVAAREVAEFQSTMETAWELAPILRATASHDVDVDIEAFAGATVTAAAPGNPYRPVNRFMSLVERTETLRGLDPAAINPLHVDELYERISTGMETEAVYPSTVVEELLTANPDRSLTVIESGNLTVWIHDDLPFGLTLCDDRIGVGVYDDETGLLRTYVDTESPAAREWAEDVYTTYRSEATPLTEAFDLSRLSSDSAESGR; encoded by the coding sequence GTGATCGAACGCGCCGGCAACGAGTTCGTCCTCACGCCGCTGGGCGAGGTGGCCGCTCGAGAGGTCGCCGAGTTCCAGTCGACGATGGAGACGGCGTGGGAACTCGCCCCGATCCTCCGCGCCACCGCCAGCCACGACGTCGACGTCGATATCGAGGCGTTCGCGGGTGCGACCGTGACGGCCGCCGCGCCCGGGAACCCCTATCGTCCGGTGAACCGGTTCATGTCGCTGGTCGAACGGACCGAGACGTTACGTGGTCTCGATCCGGCCGCCATCAATCCGCTGCACGTGGACGAGCTGTACGAGCGCATCAGCACCGGGATGGAGACGGAGGCCGTCTATCCGTCGACAGTGGTCGAGGAGCTCCTGACGGCGAACCCGGATCGGTCGCTGACGGTCATCGAGAGCGGCAATCTGACGGTCTGGATCCACGACGACCTCCCGTTCGGACTGACGCTCTGTGACGACCGGATCGGCGTCGGCGTCTACGACGACGAGACGGGGCTGTTGCGCACGTACGTCGATACCGAGTCACCTGCCGCGCGCGAGTGGGCCGAGGACGTCTATACGACGTATCGCTCCGAAGCGACTCCCCTTACGGAGGCGTTCGATCTCTCTCGATTGTCGTCCGATTCGGCGGAGTCCGGTAGGTAA
- a CDS encoding peptidase zinc-dependent: MAVFPHGSAPRVAVVPIGDPPTTACETVAATLSETFDLSVPIRQGIDAPADKSAADSPRGNAEPFLESLGDETDGIDLAVGVTETPLRTHPSDRALFGLGLEFGPVGVVSTAGLFSGDESDDNGSDEYGSDGDEPSALERERLATETLAVAGAMLGLRTSLHGTDVRAEQPCAGSANDALDQLDAAPASYCEDCRRALTGESPVLEPPGPDGWIVRPRHEAVFAFADRWARGEPKWRDYPLMGTGLLVVNAERLGSRLRAHLGRLPRPGSVSTRDLPRPVRATYRIAHCWSTVACYLFWIFVWLRAFVDVHAGLFGTAFSAGGLVALVAVGVVLGIVTGRFVAAIAGGFYGGLRGPAAGNR, translated from the coding sequence ATGGCCGTCTTTCCACACGGCTCCGCTCCGCGCGTCGCGGTGGTCCCGATCGGCGATCCGCCGACGACGGCTTGCGAGACAGTCGCAGCGACGCTCAGCGAGACGTTCGACCTCTCGGTCCCGATCCGGCAGGGAATCGATGCGCCGGCCGACAAGTCGGCGGCCGACTCGCCACGGGGCAACGCCGAGCCGTTCCTCGAGTCCCTCGGGGACGAGACCGACGGGATCGACCTCGCCGTCGGCGTCACGGAGACGCCGCTCCGTACCCATCCCAGCGACCGCGCGCTGTTCGGCCTCGGCCTCGAGTTCGGCCCCGTCGGCGTCGTCTCGACGGCGGGGTTGTTCTCCGGAGACGAGTCCGATGACAACGGGTCCGATGAGTACGGGTCCGACGGCGACGAGCCGTCGGCGCTCGAGCGCGAGCGGCTGGCGACGGAGACGCTCGCGGTCGCCGGGGCCATGCTCGGTCTGCGAACGTCCCTGCACGGGACCGACGTCCGCGCCGAGCAGCCGTGTGCAGGGTCGGCGAACGACGCGCTCGACCAGCTCGACGCGGCGCCGGCGAGCTACTGCGAGGACTGTCGACGCGCACTGACGGGCGAGTCACCGGTGCTCGAACCGCCGGGACCCGACGGCTGGATCGTCCGCCCGCGCCACGAGGCGGTGTTCGCGTTCGCGGACCGGTGGGCGCGCGGCGAACCGAAGTGGCGGGATTACCCGCTGATGGGGACGGGACTGCTCGTCGTGAACGCCGAGCGACTGGGATCCCGGCTACGGGCGCACCTCGGACGGCTGCCGCGACCGGGGTCCGTCTCGACCCGCGACCTCCCCCGGCCGGTCCGCGCGACCTACCGAATCGCGCACTGCTGGTCGACCGTGGCGTGCTACCTGTTCTGGATCTTCGTGTGGCTGCGCGCGTTCGTCGACGTCCACGCCGGGCTGTTCGGGACGGCGTTCTCCGCGGGCGGCCTCGTCGCGCTGGTGGCCGTCGGGGTCGTCCTCGGTATCGTCACGGGGCGGTTCGTCGCGGCGATCGCAGGCGGGTTCTACGGCGGTCTCCGGGGGCCCGCCGCGGGGAATCGCTAG
- a CDS encoding alpha/beta hydrolase, whose translation MRREVFNDAGERNLVFVLGWGNRIDHENVQWVVDRLVDADYRVTVFQIPTVITDFDAEWVAPVAEYVDDLEGYRLLTHSTGGLIAEFLEGAETRVYLSPWWGFHDDLRTPVVSLLLKLPVSRSILPTGGTDREMLGELATDRQLADTPGRVAPTFLREAKRAQRRLPPFQFPESGVVFYTPDDAVVGVDAILERAPESNRVAYEGGHQLFDSPSRETHVGTILDALEAGRAALE comes from the coding sequence ATGCGACGCGAGGTGTTCAACGACGCGGGGGAGCGGAACCTCGTGTTCGTTCTCGGCTGGGGGAACCGCATCGACCACGAGAACGTCCAGTGGGTCGTCGACCGACTCGTCGACGCCGACTACCGGGTTACCGTCTTCCAGATTCCGACGGTGATAACCGACTTCGACGCGGAATGGGTGGCGCCGGTCGCGGAGTACGTCGACGACCTCGAGGGGTACCGCCTCCTGACCCACAGCACCGGCGGCCTCATCGCCGAGTTCCTCGAGGGCGCCGAGACGCGCGTCTACCTGAGCCCGTGGTGGGGGTTCCACGACGACCTGCGCACCCCCGTCGTCTCGCTGCTGCTGAAACTGCCCGTCTCGCGGTCGATCCTGCCGACCGGCGGGACCGATCGCGAGATGCTCGGCGAACTCGCGACCGATCGGCAGCTCGCGGACACGCCGGGCCGCGTCGCGCCGACGTTCCTGCGGGAGGCCAAGCGCGCCCAGCGACGCTTGCCCCCGTTCCAGTTTCCCGAGTCCGGCGTCGTCTTCTACACGCCCGACGACGCCGTCGTCGGCGTCGACGCCATCCTCGAGCGCGCGCCCGAATCGAACCGCGTCGCCTACGAGGGGGGCCACCAGCTGTTCGACTCGCCCTCGCGCGAGACGCACGTCGGAACGATTCTGGACGCGCTCGAGGCGGGGCGCGCCGCGCTCGAGTGA
- a CDS encoding DUF4870 domain-containing protein encodes MASNTQDIDIEAERTAEPAETESGLDANVAGALSYLFGFVSGLILFLIEGDDRFVRFHAVQSMVVSGLVLLAYLAVSIVGTILTTVMFASTSTFVVGSIISLLLGVVWLGLVLGGFAIWVYLVVTAYRGKTTRLPVAAGIADKLV; translated from the coding sequence ATGGCAAGCAATACACAAGACATCGATATCGAAGCCGAACGCACGGCGGAACCGGCGGAAACCGAATCGGGACTCGACGCGAACGTCGCGGGGGCGCTCTCGTACCTGTTCGGGTTCGTCTCGGGACTGATTCTCTTCCTGATCGAAGGAGACGATCGGTTCGTGCGGTTTCACGCCGTCCAGAGCATGGTCGTTTCCGGGCTGGTCCTGCTGGCGTATCTCGCCGTGAGTATCGTCGGGACGATCCTCACGACGGTCATGTTCGCCAGTACGAGCACGTTCGTCGTCGGGAGCATCATCTCGTTGCTCCTCGGGGTGGTCTGGCTGGGACTCGTGCTCGGCGGGTTCGCGATCTGGGTCTACCTCGTGGTCACGGCGTACCGGGGGAAAACGACTCGACTGCCAGTGGCCGCCGGGATCGCCGACAAACTGGTCTGA
- a CDS encoding aryl-sulfate sulfotransferase, which translates to MNQRTRVTVATAVIVVLIASLGVQAAVIEREHRIVNEDERYPGNTLVGVHSYDETGRIVELTPDGEVAWEWSVPESRVFGVEQLDEETVLAAVAVKRLAENCDEEYLEYEEKDGHCVHNRVVEIDKESGEVVWEYDWGDEFIAWHEVHDVERLENGETAIVDMGNDRAFTVDRDGEITWEWHAEDHLTPGTPFYDEYGGPEKEGEHDDWTHMNDIDRLENGNFQLSIRNFDVIIEVDPETDEVVDVIGEPGNHDVLDKQHNPHRIEDQGTMVVADSENGRVIELDVESEERIWRYTGPASDSLQWPRDADRLPNGNTLITDSRNNRVLEVDPDGEIVWQFGDPDGTVIPLAYEADRIGAGEQSDVPPGSELTAVEDEPGAVTATIREWEALAQYVFPTWMHLPQILHVVGIALGVLWLCVEGAVVGWRRFTGSR; encoded by the coding sequence ATGAATCAGCGAACCCGCGTCACCGTCGCCACAGCAGTCATCGTCGTCCTGATCGCCTCGCTCGGGGTCCAGGCGGCCGTTATCGAACGCGAGCACAGGATCGTCAACGAGGACGAGCGGTATCCCGGGAACACGCTCGTCGGCGTCCATTCGTACGACGAGACCGGGCGGATCGTCGAGCTGACTCCCGACGGCGAGGTCGCCTGGGAGTGGTCGGTTCCCGAATCGCGGGTGTTCGGGGTCGAACAGCTCGACGAGGAGACGGTGCTGGCGGCCGTCGCCGTCAAGCGACTCGCCGAAAACTGCGACGAGGAGTACCTCGAGTACGAGGAGAAGGACGGCCACTGCGTCCACAACCGCGTCGTCGAGATCGACAAGGAGTCGGGCGAGGTCGTCTGGGAGTACGACTGGGGCGACGAGTTCATCGCCTGGCACGAGGTCCACGACGTCGAGCGACTCGAGAACGGCGAGACGGCGATCGTGGACATGGGGAACGATCGCGCGTTCACCGTCGACCGCGACGGCGAGATCACCTGGGAGTGGCACGCCGAAGACCACCTGACGCCCGGCACGCCGTTCTACGACGAGTACGGCGGCCCCGAAAAGGAGGGGGAACACGACGACTGGACCCACATGAACGACATCGACCGCCTCGAGAACGGTAACTTCCAGCTGAGCATCCGCAACTTCGACGTGATCATCGAGGTCGATCCGGAGACCGACGAGGTGGTCGACGTCATCGGCGAGCCCGGAAACCACGACGTACTGGACAAACAGCACAACCCCCACCGCATCGAAGATCAGGGGACGATGGTCGTCGCCGACAGCGAGAACGGCCGCGTCATCGAACTCGACGTCGAGTCCGAAGAGCGCATCTGGCGCTACACCGGCCCCGCGAGCGACTCCCTCCAGTGGCCTCGAGACGCGGACCGGCTCCCCAACGGCAACACGCTCATCACCGACTCCCGGAACAACCGCGTGCTCGAGGTCGATCCCGACGGCGAGATCGTCTGGCAGTTCGGCGATCCCGACGGGACGGTCATTCCGTTAGCGTACGAAGCCGATCGCATCGGCGCCGGCGAACAGTCGGACGTCCCGCCGGGGAGCGAACTGACCGCGGTCGAGGACGAACCCGGCGCCGTCACGGCGACGATTCGCGAGTGGGAGGCCCTGGCCCAGTACGTCTTCCCGACGTGGATGCACCTCCCGCAGATTCTCCACGTCGTCGGCATCGCCCTCGGGGTCCTGTGGCTCTGTGTGGAGGGGGCCGTCGTCGGCTGGCGTCGGTTCACCGGCAGTCGGTGA
- a CDS encoding class I SAM-dependent methyltransferase: MNSNEVRRQWETRSGAYSPEYYAYYGPDERSESVRTLLERYVDRDASILELGCSSGRHLSHLYEHGFEELAGIDVNDDAFDVMREHYPDLADAGTFYHDTIENVVGDFDDGRFDVVYSVETLQHLHPDVEWVLEDLARITDDLLVTVENEGENPQSDDLEVSYVNGDFPLYHRNWKRVFTDLGLLEVDAESGTRDTVRAFRSSEE; encoded by the coding sequence GTGAATTCTAACGAGGTTCGGCGGCAGTGGGAAACGCGATCCGGCGCGTATTCGCCCGAGTACTACGCCTACTACGGCCCTGACGAGCGCAGCGAGTCGGTCCGCACCCTTCTCGAGCGATACGTCGACCGGGACGCGTCGATTCTGGAACTGGGCTGCAGTTCCGGCCGTCACCTCTCGCATCTCTACGAGCACGGCTTCGAGGAACTGGCGGGCATCGACGTCAACGACGACGCGTTCGACGTCATGCGGGAGCACTACCCCGACCTCGCCGACGCCGGCACGTTCTACCACGACACGATCGAGAACGTCGTCGGCGACTTCGACGACGGTCGGTTCGACGTCGTCTACTCGGTGGAGACCCTCCAGCACCTCCACCCGGACGTCGAGTGGGTCCTCGAAGACCTCGCCCGGATCACCGACGACCTCCTCGTCACGGTCGAGAACGAGGGCGAGAACCCCCAGTCGGACGATCTGGAAGTGAGCTACGTCAACGGCGACTTCCCGCTCTATCACCGCAACTGGAAGCGCGTGTTCACCGACCTGGGCCTCCTCGAAGTCGACGCCGAGTCCGGGACGCGGGATACCGTCCGCGCGTTTCGCTCGAGCGAGGAGTGA
- a CDS encoding AIM24 family protein — MNVDEFITANEPREGGEALQLENDKLLDVTVDGTVIAKAGSMIAYSGDISFAGKSSAEGTSVMEATGSGHLYLADAEKKIQLLELEAGEDVSVNGNDVLAFESSVNYEIRTIKSVAGFSAGGLTNVFLVGPGCVAITTHGEPLVLRPPVRTDPSATVAWSGTTSGSHVDRTLSNVIGQSSDETYQLEFSGTEGFVVVQPYEERQPQE, encoded by the coding sequence ATGAACGTCGACGAATTCATCACCGCGAACGAACCCAGAGAGGGTGGCGAGGCACTCCAACTCGAGAACGACAAGTTGCTGGACGTAACGGTAGACGGCACGGTGATCGCGAAGGCGGGGTCGATGATCGCCTACAGCGGCGACATCTCGTTCGCGGGGAAGTCGTCCGCCGAGGGAACGTCGGTGATGGAAGCGACCGGCAGCGGTCACCTCTACCTCGCCGACGCGGAGAAGAAGATCCAGCTCCTCGAACTCGAGGCGGGCGAAGATGTTTCGGTCAACGGGAACGACGTCCTCGCGTTCGAATCGAGCGTGAACTACGAGATCCGGACGATCAAGAGCGTCGCGGGGTTCTCGGCGGGCGGCCTGACCAACGTCTTCCTCGTGGGACCGGGCTGCGTCGCGATCACGACCCACGGCGAGCCGCTGGTGTTGCGACCGCCGGTCCGGACCGACCCCAGCGCGACCGTCGCCTGGAGCGGCACCACGTCCGGCAGCCACGTCGACAGGACGCTCTCGAACGTGATCGGCCAGTCCTCGGACGAGACGTACCAACTCGAGTTCTCCGGGACCGAGGGGTTCGTCGTCGTCCAGCCCTACGAGGAACGCCAACCCCAGGAGTAA